One region of Coriobacteriia bacterium genomic DNA includes:
- a CDS encoding GNAT family N-acetyltransferase: MRVQRDAFYRVSAELSIASDLLPPLRETLGDLQRLLDEGTVFLMAFSGRELVGSVRGWQTESGVEVGRLCVASGWTRRGVASALMDALESSFSRPQRFILFTGHDAVAPRALYEKRGYRLFATEETAATTLVWLEKRCVE, encoded by the coding sequence TTGCGGGTTCAACGAGATGCGTTCTATCGGGTATCTGCCGAGCTGTCGATCGCGAGTGATCTTCTTCCTCCGCTGCGCGAAACCCTGGGGGATCTCCAGCGACTCCTCGATGAAGGAACGGTGTTCTTGATGGCCTTCAGCGGGCGCGAACTCGTCGGGAGCGTGCGCGGCTGGCAGACCGAATCCGGCGTGGAGGTCGGCAGACTCTGTGTGGCGAGCGGCTGGACACGACGTGGCGTGGCCAGCGCCCTGATGGACGCGCTCGAGTCCTCATTCTCTCGCCCCCAGCGCTTCATCCTTTTCACCGGGCACGACGCAGTCGCGCCTCGTGCACTGTACGAGAAGCGGGGATACCGCCTTTTCGCTACCGAGGAGACAGCAGCTACCACGCTCGTTTGGCTCGAGAAGAGATGTGTCGAGTGA
- a CDS encoding ATP-binding protein, with translation MTDKDLLSFVTAVSGDTYLKVEENLGEGFVRLQVSEAERRQAKHDIRGVEDIVVELLRNARDAHAQRILVATQREGDVRTLTVLDDGVGVPTSLRERIFEPRVTSKLETMVMDRWGVHGRGMALFSIRSNALSADIIASAPHRGASVNVTVDTSSLTERADQSTWPTIDKNASGSARVARGPHNIVRNVVEFALEHPEIDLFFGSPTEVLATVVTLARFEMDEVDLLRCDDLSRLQVWQRPGAAVDAAELCDTASDIGLPVSERTAHRILAGDVVPLRTVAATALKSTVAAVDPRAVDIYRDRRGLKIDAGDLDAFSGELERAFDAIAERYFLHLRTAPKITVGRDDIRVRFEVDKED, from the coding sequence ATGACGGACAAAGACCTGCTCTCATTTGTCACCGCAGTATCCGGTGACACCTATCTCAAGGTCGAGGAGAACCTCGGCGAAGGCTTCGTTCGCCTCCAGGTCTCTGAGGCGGAGCGCCGCCAGGCGAAGCACGACATCCGGGGCGTCGAGGACATCGTCGTTGAGCTCCTTCGAAACGCGCGCGATGCCCACGCTCAACGGATTCTCGTGGCGACTCAGCGCGAGGGCGACGTTCGCACGCTCACGGTTCTGGACGATGGAGTTGGTGTGCCCACGTCGTTGCGTGAGCGCATCTTCGAGCCGCGCGTCACGAGCAAGCTTGAGACTATGGTCATGGACCGCTGGGGGGTGCACGGGCGGGGGATGGCGCTCTTCTCCATCCGCTCCAACGCTCTGTCGGCCGACATCATCGCAAGCGCTCCCCACCGCGGCGCCTCGGTCAATGTGACCGTCGATACCTCCTCGCTGACGGAGCGTGCCGACCAGTCCACCTGGCCGACCATCGACAAGAATGCATCGGGTAGCGCACGAGTTGCCCGGGGGCCGCACAACATCGTACGCAACGTCGTTGAGTTCGCCCTGGAGCACCCGGAGATCGACCTGTTCTTCGGCTCGCCCACCGAGGTACTTGCCACCGTCGTGACTTTGGCTCGCTTCGAGATGGACGAAGTGGACCTCTTGCGCTGCGACGATCTGAGCCGCCTGCAGGTGTGGCAGCGGCCCGGGGCAGCCGTCGATGCAGCCGAACTGTGCGACACCGCAAGCGACATCGGTCTACCGGTGTCCGAGAGAACCGCTCATCGCATACTGGCCGGGGACGTAGTGCCCTTGAGGACTGTTGCGGCGACCGCGCTCAAGTCGACTGTGGCGGCCGTGGATCCCCGTGCCGTCGACATCTACCGGGATCGTCGCGGTCTGAAGATCGATGCCGGTGACTTGGACGCTTTCTCGGGCGAGCTTGAGCGCGCTTTCGATGCGATCGCGGAACGCTACTTTCTCCACTTGCGTACGGCTCCGAAGATCACTGTCGGTCGGGACGATATCCGTGTTCGGTTCGAGGTGGATAAAGAGGACTAA
- a CDS encoding stage V sporulation protein S, with amino-acid sequence MEVLKVSSKSNPNSVAGALAGIVREQGAVEMQTVGAGALNQAIKAIAIARGFIAPSGLELTCVPAFADILINGEERTAIRLLVEPRDMNRV; translated from the coding sequence GTGGAAGTCCTTAAGGTGTCGAGCAAGTCAAATCCCAACTCCGTCGCAGGGGCACTCGCCGGCATCGTTCGCGAGCAAGGCGCGGTCGAGATGCAGACGGTGGGAGCGGGGGCTCTCAATCAGGCCATCAAAGCGATTGCGATCGCACGGGGCTTCATAGCGCCCTCAGGCCTGGAGCTCACCTGTGTTCCCGCCTTCGCAGACATCCTGATCAACGGCGAGGAGAGAACTGCGATTCGCCTGCTGGTAGAGCCCAGGGACATGAATCGGGTCTGA
- a CDS encoding PHP domain-containing protein: protein MKADLHTHSTASDGMLTPRELVELAASSGLTHLALTDHDSVDGLDEASASAKNLGVVLIPGVELSATSPDGSDVHILGFFVDRTNAPFRSELRDLRAARLRRAALMTEALSAAGLTISLNDVLHHAGSGAVGRSHVARAIVTAGHARSVHDAFLHLIGRGRPYYVAKEAHSPEEAIRCIRSAGGIPVIAHPGVGGLGNLIEGLAAHGLAGVEAYHADHLPEVRREFAEQATRLGLLVTGGSDFHSLNGPNPALGSVDLPEEALRRLLAASGR from the coding sequence GTGAAGGCGGACCTGCACACACACTCCACCGCCTCCGATGGGATGCTCACGCCCCGTGAGCTTGTCGAACTTGCAGCCTCGTCAGGTCTCACCCACCTTGCGCTCACCGACCATGACTCCGTCGACGGGCTGGACGAGGCCTCGGCCTCGGCCAAGAACCTCGGCGTGGTGCTGATACCGGGGGTCGAGCTCTCCGCAACCTCCCCTGACGGTTCTGACGTCCACATTCTGGGCTTCTTCGTCGATCGGACGAACGCACCGTTCCGAAGTGAACTCCGTGACCTGCGCGCTGCGCGTCTTCGCCGCGCGGCTCTCATGACCGAAGCTCTGTCTGCCGCCGGTCTGACCATCTCACTGAACGACGTCCTCCACCACGCCGGCAGCGGAGCGGTCGGTCGCAGTCACGTCGCCCGGGCTATCGTCACCGCAGGTCATGCGCGGTCGGTTCACGATGCTTTTCTTCACCTCATCGGCAGAGGACGTCCGTACTACGTCGCCAAGGAGGCGCACTCGCCTGAAGAGGCGATTCGGTGCATCAGAAGTGCCGGTGGGATACCGGTCATCGCACACCCCGGAGTCGGAGGACTCGGCAACCTGATCGAGGGCCTCGCCGCCCATGGCCTTGCGGGCGTGGAGGCCTACCACGCCGACCATCTGCCGGAGGTGCGCCGGGAGTTCGCCGAGCAGGCTACCCGTCTTGGGCTCCTCGTGACCGGCGGTTCGGACTTCCATTCCTTGAACGGGCCTAACCCGGCTCTTGGCAGCGTCGATCTGCCCGAAGAAGCACTTCGCCGGCTTCTAGCCGCTTCGGGCAGATGA
- the miaB gene encoding tRNA (N6-isopentenyl adenosine(37)-C2)-methylthiotransferase MiaB: MDTFVIRTFGCQMNKHDSERISGLLSAAGMRPVSEAQDAHVIVFMTCCVRENADERLIGQVASLKALKPRRGEGPLIAVGGCIGQRDGERLIEQVPHIDVVFGTHNVSRLPFLLQAARDANRAQVEVLAESTEFTSDLPSEREHPWHAWLPITVGCNNFCSYCVVPHVRGRERSRSMEAIVLEAQHLVADGVLEITLLGQNVNSYGRDLFGEPRFAEILRRVADTGVQRIRFATSHPKDLLDETIRVMTDTPAVMPYLHLPVQSGSDAILARMNRHYTAEHYLELVEKLYSALPHMALSTDVIVGFPGETEDDFERTLHLVQTARVDQAFTFIYSPREGTPAASMGDQVPREVSQVRFDRLVDLVQRSAFAKNKVLTGTVQPVLFTGTSKRDPRVLAGRTPGNKVVHVTLGDEQSASSFAGKVLDVSIEDAQTWFLSGRLLGTNP, encoded by the coding sequence ATGGACACCTTCGTGATTCGCACCTTCGGGTGCCAGATGAACAAGCACGACTCCGAGCGCATCAGCGGGCTCCTGTCAGCCGCTGGCATGCGGCCGGTCTCAGAGGCACAGGACGCCCATGTCATCGTCTTCATGACGTGCTGCGTCAGGGAGAATGCCGACGAACGACTCATCGGTCAGGTGGCAAGTCTCAAGGCGCTCAAACCTCGGAGAGGCGAGGGTCCCTTGATTGCCGTCGGTGGGTGCATCGGACAAAGAGACGGAGAACGCCTCATCGAACAGGTGCCGCACATCGATGTGGTGTTCGGCACGCACAACGTGAGCAGGCTTCCCTTCCTGCTTCAGGCGGCCCGCGACGCCAACCGTGCCCAGGTGGAGGTGTTGGCCGAGTCCACCGAGTTCACGAGCGATCTACCCAGCGAGCGCGAGCATCCATGGCACGCATGGCTGCCGATAACGGTCGGGTGCAACAACTTCTGCTCATACTGCGTGGTACCTCACGTCCGTGGCCGGGAGCGCAGCCGCTCCATGGAGGCTATCGTCCTGGAGGCGCAGCACCTCGTGGCAGACGGCGTACTCGAGATCACGCTTCTGGGCCAGAACGTCAACTCGTATGGACGGGACCTTTTCGGCGAACCCCGTTTTGCCGAGATCCTTCGGCGTGTAGCCGATACCGGGGTGCAGAGGATCCGCTTCGCCACGAGCCACCCGAAGGATCTTCTGGACGAGACGATCCGCGTCATGACCGACACTCCTGCAGTCATGCCGTACCTGCATCTGCCGGTTCAGTCCGGTTCCGACGCGATCCTTGCAAGGATGAACCGTCACTACACCGCCGAGCACTACCTGGAACTGGTCGAGAAACTCTACTCCGCTCTACCGCACATGGCGCTGTCGACCGATGTGATCGTCGGGTTCCCCGGAGAGACGGAGGACGATTTCGAACGCACTTTGCACCTCGTTCAGACCGCTCGCGTCGATCAGGCGTTCACCTTCATATACTCGCCACGCGAGGGTACGCCCGCCGCTAGCATGGGTGATCAGGTGCCCCGGGAGGTCTCGCAGGTGAGGTTCGACCGGCTTGTGGATCTCGTGCAGCGCTCGGCATTCGCCAAGAACAAGGTTCTCACCGGCACCGTGCAACCCGTGCTGTTCACCGGCACGAGCAAACGCGACCCGCGCGTGCTCGCGGGGCGCACCCCCGGCAACAAGGTGGTTCACGTGACCCTTGGGGACGAACAGAGCGCCTCTTCGTTCGCCGGCAAGGTTCTGGACGTCTCCATCGAAGATGCTCAGACCTGGTTCCTTTCCGGTCGCTTGCTGGGTACGAACCCCTAA